In a genomic window of Hyla sarda isolate aHylSar1 unplaced genomic scaffold, aHylSar1.hap1 scaffold_38, whole genome shotgun sequence:
- the LOC130332589 gene encoding histone H1B-like, with the protein MAETAPVAAPPAEPAAKSKKQPKKSAAKKSHKPSGPSVSELLVKAVSASKERSGVSLAALKKALAAGGYDVDRNNGRLKLAIKGLVTKGTLLQVKGSGASGSFKINKKQQETKDKEAKKKPAAAAKKPAAAKKSTKSPKKPKKAPSAAKSPKKAKKPAAAKSPKKPKAAPKKVTKSPAKKAAKPKAAKSPAKKAAKPKAAKSPAKKVTKAKKSAAKK; encoded by the coding sequence ATGGCAGAAACCGCACCAGTCGCTGCTCCTCCCGCCGAACCGGCCGCAAAATCCAAGAAGCAGCCGAAGAAATCAGCTGCCAAGAAAAGCCACAAACCCTCCGGTCCCAGCGTGTCCGAGCTGCTCGTTAAAGCCGTGTCCGCCTCTAAGGAGCGCAGTGGGGTGTCTCTGGCTGCCCTGAAGAAGGCTCTGGCTGCCGGAGGATACGATGTAGACCGAAACAACGGCCGCCTGAAGCTGGCCATCAAGGGGCTGGTGACCAAGGGAACCCTGCTCCAGGTGAAAGGCAGCGGCGCCTCCGGATCCTTCAAGATCAACAAGAAGCAGCAGGAGACCAAGGACAAGGAGGCCAAGAAGAAGCCGGCGGCTGCGGCCAAGAAACCTGCAGCAGCTAAGAAATCAACCAAATCCCCTAAGAAGCCAAAGAAGGCTCCGAGCGCGGCCAAGAGCCCGAAGAAAGCCAAGAAGCCTGCAGCGGCCAAGAGCCCCAAGAAGCCGAAGGCTGCCCCCAAGAAGGTGACCAAGAGCCCGGCTAAGAAGGCGGCCAAACCCAAAGCTGCCAAGAGCCCTGCTAAGAAGGCGGCCAAACCCAAAGCTGCCAAAAGCCCGGCAAAGAAGGTGACTAAAGCCAAGAAGAGCGCGGCTAAGAA